From Impatiens glandulifera chromosome 7, dImpGla2.1, whole genome shotgun sequence:
attacataATTCTCAACACCACACCATGGCCGGCGAACGTTCACCTCCGATGATCATAACCGtcaagaacaagaacaagaatgttAAATCGCATCAGAAAATTCCCAATGTCCAGAACCCAGATCACGCGATTTGGGCAAACGCAGCGTTCACGAAATGGGGAACAGAAGAAATATTGGCTGTAGTGAAAGATCACAAGATCCCCTGCGCATTCGTTCTTGCCTTGTTCTTCTTCATGTGGACAGAGTATACCCTTAACATGATCTCCCCTTCATCGCCGCCGTTCGATATCGGATTTGTTGTCACCGCTCACCTTCACCGGATTCTCGCCGCCGATCTTGATCTCAATAACTTCCTCGCCGGACTTAACACTGTATGATAGTTAATTGAACTCAAGTAATCTACATGCAGATGCAAAGATCCATCGGTCaagattaagtttttttttttatgtttatgtttttgCCGTAGGTTTTTGTGGGGATGCAAACATCGTACATAATTGGGACATGGGTTCTTGAAGGTCGGCCAAGATCTACTATAGCTGCTCTGTTCATGTTCACTTGCAGAGGAATTCTTGGTTATTCTACTCAACTGCCTTTGCCTCAGGTTCtctatctctctaacttaaaaTGACAAAACTGGGATTCTGCAATTGTTTATTCATTGTTCTCAATAAAACTAAACACATGATATATATGTCACATTTAgataatatgataatatttgAACATGATGAGATCCATATGAACTTAGATAATATGATGCTATTCTTAATTAGTTACCCTTAAGAGAAAGGGTCCCATAAAAGAAACTACTTTGGGGGCTCATAAATACAAATGTCACACAAAATTTCAATATTgattgatcaaatttatttccttttaaaatTGTACCTAcaggaatttttagggtcaggAGTGGACTTTCCGGTGGGGAATTTAtcgtttttcttattttattcgGGTCACGTCGCTGCTTCGATCATAGCATCTATCGACATGAGAAGATTGCAGAGGAAAAAGATGGCTTGTATTTTCGACGTTCTGAATGTGTTACAATTTGTGAGGTTGCTCGCCAGTCGGGGACATTACACAATCGATTTGGCTGCTGGGATTGGTGCGGGAATTCTCTTCGACTCCTTGGCTGGAACTTACTTGGATAGAAAACAAGTGCTTAACACAACTTCAAAGAAATGTGTGAAAGAAATACTAGATTGAGTGGTTTTTTTAGACAGTGTCTCTgttttctaataatttaatgtataaGAGTACTGTTTATGTTTTAgaacattttattagaaatgtttttgtttagaaatttatacaaaattgaAGACATTTGCATCACGAAATTTATTCACACTTTAAATTCATTCTTACTtcacttcatttcatttaaagtataaaaaatataaaattaactcGAATTTTTAACTGAGTTAATAAAACAATGCgttaataaaacaatttcaaaatcttttgtACGTTCTTTTACacaactttttttctttttttatattgaaattgaGTATAATGACAATGAGGTAGGGAATTAACTTATCTTGttttaaacaaaacattatgataaaattatactttttataatatattaaaaattaaattattataaataaataattttttaacattaaatatgaaaaataaataaataaagtgatgatattatatatttattaattttatttataggcCTATATACCAACCTAATTAATTAtcgaaaaatataatttaaaaaaagataatttaaatgtaACCACCCtctaaactataaaaaaaaatataattgagataTTTAAATTGAGCCAATTAATTTGACATATTGTATAGTCAAATGTCAAAAGAGGGTTTGTTTTTGCTTTTTTGtcaaagtaaaaaaagaaaaaacaaacatttGAGACTAATTTATTGGGCAAGTGTTGCATGGTTTTACCTAACAAATAAACTTGTACcaaaagaattatttaatagGCAATTAATGGaccatataaataaaataaatctaccaagatttaaactcaaaattgttaacttttttaaaaaataattaaataataattgaattacggTTAGTTGAACAAGAAAATATATCTCACAATAAGGGGTTAGGTTGAAAATGGTTATGAAACACTTATATCCGaaatatattttagtgtaaTATGAGTTaaagtaagaatatttttaatataaaaacgacaaataaatctttaattcaacgcaataaaatattatgttagtgcaataaatatttaattttgtttaattttgtaattaacgaaaataattgtataattatgttaaattccacattttattcgaTGTTTGTTTCACTTAAATGTAAATGATTTTGAGAcaactaaaatttatattatttcttctAATTAGAAAcctaatattgataaaatattctttcaaatttaaccCGTCAACTAGTGAGTTGTAAAAatgattgaattttaaattgtggttaacattataatttttttagaattgttTCAACTAAATtccataaatttattgaaaataatagtttttttaattattaatatagctcatatacaaaattttaaataagatctAACAATAATTAGGAATCTTTACATTTCATGATAAATTTTAGAGTTATTGAATCTTAATTGATAAAAACttctttgaaattttatatttttacatgtGATGATGATGGACCATAGTTTCATATTGATTTGTGAATCAATATGTCTAAagtcaataatatattatttaaaatgtgttatttAAGTCTTCTAGTTTTTAGTTTTAGTCatgttcaatttatttattttgtcaaagGACTAAaagtctatttatttatttcgaacagaaaactttatatttgtaaattctTTGTCATGTCTTTTTTACATTAATCTAAAATCtcatataactaaaattaaaaaaaaaaaaaaaacaatttagagTCTTAACATATCTCAATTTTAATGTTCAAGCTTCTTATTTGGAAACTTCACAAGTTTCAAACacaaaatagtaatatatatatatatatattctcccTATTACATTATTAGCCTACTAACCATTAAATCACTTATTTAAtcgattaaaatattattatttatcttaataaaataataaaaaataacattataataataaaaaatttaaataaattatattttcatcaatcaattttttatttaaaaaaaaatatatgagtgTTAAATCTGAAGAggtgtataattttatttttgtttttaaatttggttgagattcaatatataataataaaataaaataaaatataataattaaaaatataaaatattttaattaataaattaaataatattataataaaaagagtgattaaaataattttttttatctgagTTATTGAAATAAACCAAATCATAACCCACCCAATATTCTAAGCAGTGGCGGAGCCACCCATGGGCTAGGGTGgactccagccccacctaaattaaaatcctaaaagaaaatttttatatatttgtttcacATGTAATTCTTAGCCCAGTTGGTTATGTTATTGAAATGTGATATGacaggtgatcaaaccctgaCCTCacctttaacatattttattttaaaattatatttatacattattttttatttatttcaatataattaataatacaaattatttataagagtaaaatataaaaattaaaataataataataatagtgttttatattttttaattttaaactatttcaaaaatttataagaaaatataaattaatattaataaacaagttaaaataaagaatttgatatccctactcaagaacttaacaaatctcctaaaattgatgttgatgtaagttctcttaaacttgatccaacattacgtattccgatatggaaatatccttttaatcaaagggatgaaattagacgagcttatatcaagatggggtcatatcaacctattaaggatgagtacccgccgaccaaatttgaaaatcaaaatcgacggttccaaagtcattggtttaagatgCTGCTTTttatttacttggttagaatactctcctttgaaagatgctgctttttgtttcccatgtttcttgttttaacataagcaaccccaaaagcctacatttacaatagatagattcaaatattgaaagtgagttaatgatgaggataaatgctcttttgttatgtatataggatataatatttcaccacataatagggcagttgaatatcttgataatctaatgaatatccttgtcatattgacaaaatactaaatgcacagtcttcagatgaaaaacaaaataacagattacggtttacagcaactattgaaatcactcggtggctcactttgcaagcgtgtgcattgagagggcatgacgagtttccatcttctaataatcgtggaaattttattgaaaaaaaaacggaacatagaaagttaaatctgagatgcaagttggagtcagccctaggtaatttttcatcctggctccgccctgATTCTAAGTTCATattggggtttttgaaaaaaattattgaagaaaaaaagtaatgatttgtaataattttgagaaaataatgattatttttaataaaaatatttaaagggtattgatatataagaataaaataaaaaataataatttaaaataaagaatatttttgtattttggttaataaaataagtaacgtgattgttgagaagtaatggattaaaaaattgattttcaataaattttttaaaaaattaaaagagaacgaagcctatgttttaatatataaaaaaaatatttatgcaaAACAAGTGtgaaattatattgaatttcataaacTCCCAAAAATCACAGCTTCTAATAATGATCATAATCTTCCTATCCTCTTTCTTTTTGTATGGCCCACCGTATCTCCTCTGCCTGCCGCGATTTGAACTTCCTTCCTCACCTATTTCTGCAATAATCGCCGTCCATACCTTCTAATAACAGAGTATATTATATATGGCACTTCTATCACTATCGCCATATAGAAGTATCTCACCCTTTACCTCTTCTCTCCTTCCATTCACCCATGAATGTATTATTAGAAACAGAGTAATAAAGGTTGGTTTTTCGAAAAGGGTTTTTGTATGTACAGCTGCCACAGCCGGTGGCGACCGGATTTTGCTGTCGGACGTAGTGGTTAGTCGCCGGAGAAATGTGTATTGGGGGAGAAAATGGAGTTCTTTAGACATGGCCACTATTGGGGTGGTGGTGGTTATGCATTTACTCTGTCTTTTTGCACCCTTCACCTTTAATCAAACCGGTTTCTTTTTGGCTGTTGGTTTGTATTTTGTAACTGGTCTTCTGGGTATTACTCTGTCTTTTCATAGGAATCTATCTCATAGAAGCTTTAAGCTTCCCAAATGGCTTGAATACTTTTGTGCATATTGTGGTGTTCTAGCTCTTCAGGTATAAGGAAACAAGTTTAGTCCATACATagaatttagttattttaatgatATGGGTTTGTTGCAGGGGAATCCAATTGATTGGGTTAGTACACATAGATACCATCATCAATTTTGTGATTCTGAAAGAGACCCACATAGTCCAATTGAAGGGTTTTGGTTTAGTCATATGAGTTGGCTATTTGATACTGATTTTATTGCTAAAAGGGTATTTATTctcttttgttattattatgcACCTATTCTTGACAATTGAGTTAGTTGGTTCTCGACCTTATGttttgttattgatgattttgaaatgCAGTGTGGAGAAGTGAACAATGTTTCAGATTTAGAGAAACAGGGTTTTTACAGGTTTTTAAAAAGGACTTATGTTTTGCATCCATTGGCCTTGGCAGTATTGTTGTATGTTCTTGGAGGATTTCCTTTCATTGTGTGGGGAATGGTGAGTTTATTCTCTAATTAGATCTTTACCCATTtcagtttatttgaaattataatggaattagattcatatttttgtttatttaaaatttaaattttataaaaataatgtaatggattttaagttaaaattaatcatctttctattcaattattaatcaaatataaaaatattttttatttattaatgctTGTATttaacaaatggatcttcactattttaaatttcttatatattaaacatatttttaataaattaacccaaataaataactaaataaactatgtttttaataaacaatattttaaaagagttaaaaataaaataaaattgccaCAACTATCATCTTTGtcctattaattaattcatcaactacaatattatgattttaagttattaaattttaataatacatataaaaaaaatatattaaataacccACTTTTAATCCAacaagatttaaataaaaattacaaaaatcgaaaagaaattttttttaaggttttatcaaacaaaaaaaacaacaaatttgaCTTGAAAAGTGGTTTATTTTGGTAATGCTTGTAAAAAAGTTATAACTAATAATGCAAACatgttttaagattttaatcaataattttgtaTAGTGGGTGAAACAACTTCCATTTTTAGTATAACTTTGTTTTTAGTAACTTAATTAAATCAGCATATTTTTCTTTATGtgaattgacaaaaaaaaatcagatttttggTGATATAGAGTTGTACTTCTTgttataattctattttttatattaaaaaaatgtattttatataacaaaaaaattggtaaaacaACCATTTGTGTTGTAGCTTCTATAAATagagtttcaaaattgcaggGTGTTAGGGTTGTATGGGTATACCATATTACTTGGCTTGTGAACTCTGCCTGCCATGTATGGGGAAAACAGGTCTGGAAAACCGGGGATTTGTCTCGTAATAACTGGTGAATCGCTTGTGCCATattcgaaaaaataaaatttgcgTTTTCTTTGACTAATTccatatatattcatttgtaTGGATTAGGTGGGTGGCTTTGCTTGCATTTGGCGAGGGTTGGCACAACAATCACCATGCATTTGAA
This genomic window contains:
- the LOC124945723 gene encoding phosphatidylcholine:diacylglycerol cholinephosphotransferase 1-like is translated as MAGERSPPMIITVKNKNKNVKSHQKIPNVQNPDHAIWANAAFTKWGTEEILAVVKDHKIPCAFVLALFFFMWTEYTLNMISPSSPPFDIGFVVTAHLHRILAADLDLNNFLAGLNTVFVGMQTSYIIGTWVLEGRPRSTIAALFMFTCRGILGYSTQLPLPQEFLGSGVDFPVGNLSFFLFYSGHVAASIIASIDMRRLQRKKMACIFDVLNVLQFVRLLASRGHYTIDLAAGIGAGILFDSLAGTYLDRKQVLNTTSKKCVKEILD
- the LOC124945389 gene encoding palmitoyl-monogalactosyldiacylglycerol delta-7 desaturase, chloroplastic, whose translation is MALLSLSPYRSISPFTSSLLPFTHECIIRNRVIKVGFSKRVFVCTAATAGGDRILLSDVVVSRRRNVYWGRKWSSLDMATIGVVVVMHLLCLFAPFTFNQTGFFLAVGLYFVTGLLGITLSFHRNLSHRSFKLPKWLEYFCAYCGVLALQGNPIDWVSTHRYHHQFCDSERDPHSPIEGFWFSHMSWLFDTDFIAKRCGEVNNVSDLEKQGFYRFLKRTYVLHPLALAVLLYVLGGFPFIVWGMGVRVVWVYHITWLVNSACHVWGKQVWKTGDLSRNNWWVALLAFGEGWHNNHHAFEYSARHGLEWWQIDMTWYMIRFLQEIGLAADVKTPNESQMKLMKFEDIKIVD